From the genome of Maribacter algicola, one region includes:
- a CDS encoding DUF6452 family protein: MQKLSWVLFAVLCIVFVASCEKDDICVEGNTPLLVLEFFDAANPTANKNVTALRIVGEGQNSTVNTFTDRSNVNNVQIPLRTEMDATTFLIISNSASNDGGQETGNIDTLTFNYERLEDFASRACGFVVNYDSLSTDLQTGSGNWILDIEIVRASITNSDSTHVKIFH, translated from the coding sequence ATGCAGAAGTTAAGTTGGGTGTTGTTCGCGGTATTGTGTATCGTCTTTGTGGCTTCCTGTGAAAAGGATGACATTTGTGTTGAGGGAAATACACCGCTTCTTGTTCTGGAGTTTTTTGATGCGGCCAACCCCACGGCGAATAAGAATGTCACAGCGTTACGAATAGTGGGCGAAGGCCAAAATAGTACGGTAAATACATTTACAGATCGGTCCAATGTGAACAACGTCCAAATTCCCCTAAGAACGGAAATGGATGCAACCACATTTCTGATTATTTCCAACTCTGCTTCCAACGATGGTGGCCAAGAAACCGGAAACATTGACACCCTGACCTTCAATTATGAGCGCCTAGAGGACTTTGCATCCCGCGCCTGCGGATTTGTGGTCAATTATGATAGTCTTTCAACAGACTTACAAACCGGTTCCGGCAATTGGATCTTGGATATAGAAATCGTTAGGGCCAGTATTACAAACTCAGATTCCACCCATGTCAAGATATTTCATTAG